A segment of the Bacteroides intestinalis DSM 17393 genome:
TGTGAATCCTGAGCAAGTTCAGCTACCTTCTATGTTGATACAGATTCCTGTAGAAAATGCGGTGAAGCATGCTCTGAAAGAGAAGGAAGGAGAAAGAAATTTGTGGATTATTATTGCTCGTCAGGCCAATGGAATCTCTATTCAAATCAGGGATAATGGTGGAGGTTATCGTCCAAATAGCCGGAACAGGGGAACTGGTACAGGTATGAAAGTCATTATGCAGACAATTCAGATTCTAAATATGAAGAATAAGGAAACAATAGATGTAGCTATACATAATGTTTCTTTATCCAATGGCGAAATTGGATGTGAAGTCACTTTCCTGTTGCCGGATAAGTATGATTATAGGATTAAGTGATGACATTTAATCTTGTTTTTAGCAAGGATAGGACGAACTATCGTCGGATAGTCTATAAAATCACTTTGAGAGTTTTGCCTGGAAACTAGATAATCTTTACATTCGCCAAAGGATACATGAAATAGACATGAATAAATATAAAGTTATAATAGTTGACGATGATGATGTAGCACTCGAGAATTTGACTTTCGAGTTAAGTAAAGATGTGCGTTTTTCTTTGGAAAAGACAGCCCGGAATGGTAAGCAAGCCAAAAAAGTAATTACTAAGGTACAACCTGATTTGCTTTTTTTGGATGTGGAAATGCCGGATATGACGGGTATGGAACTGCTAAAGGATATTCGGGATGATGTTTCGTGGAATATGCGGGTTGTTTTTTATACAGCTTACGACAAATATATGATACAGGCGATCCGTGAGTCTGCGTTCGATTATTTATTAAAACCTTTTGGAGAACAAGAATTGAAAGATATATTAGCACGTTTTGTGAAACAGGCAGAGGCAGGGCAGAGAACAACATTACCTGTAGGGATGCCACTCTATAGTGCTCAAACCTTCATTGTATTTACACCGACAAATGATATGCGAGCGTTG
Coding sequences within it:
- a CDS encoding LytR/AlgR family response regulator transcription factor; translation: MNKYKVIIVDDDDVALENLTFELSKDVRFSLEKTARNGKQAKKVITKVQPDLLFLDVEMPDMTGMELLKDIRDDVSWNMRVVFYTAYDKYMIQAIRESAFDYLLKPFGEQELKDILARFVKQAEAGQRTTLPVGMPLYSAQTFIVFTPTNDMRALRPAEVGFFRYCSDRKQWEVMLNNQPPLALRRGMTAEQITQHSPCFVQIHQSFIINIDYLMIIKDGKCILYPPFENATELLVSKKYKKELQDKYCL